One genomic segment of Paraburkholderia phymatum STM815 includes these proteins:
- a CDS encoding 2Fe-2S iron-sulfur cluster-binding protein, giving the protein MFLIWTGEPCIAMKLSNIRNETLFDARATIDIVSASMQAGCAIDHSCRRGICGQCNGLVLDGTFSVGIHGDTQTVSKDGNPASVLMCQTFPRSDLTIDCREKQEGTLTRPAQIDNISFPTPEVAVVDLKLMDEEPFDFKAGQFVAIRWTGDRSKYFSLASRDCEKGRIQLHIRRQKFGEFTTWLFENAQRGDILGLDGPFGTFTWSTPNQRPVILLATGTGFSPIKSLVETHQLWNRTAPVYLYWGGFTEQDIYQTELAQQWSAAGTDFHFVPVLAAPTAKDWSGRMGYLQECVAEDHQSLVEFDVYACGSPAMIEAARKKLVEERGLIPDRFFTDSFNSTRPLASNSSPLTDVSVSFEGQMQGRIHAETGQTLLQVLLRAGLNLDHYCGGGAVCGTCKVRVEPPLLDGMNEDEADLLECLESSSEGHRLACQMALCQQVGSHTIHLPGSPGRVSGLED; this is encoded by the coding sequence ATGTTTCTGATCTGGACCGGTGAGCCTTGCATTGCGATGAAATTATCAAACATACGTAACGAAACACTATTCGACGCCCGCGCCACTATTGATATCGTCAGCGCATCCATGCAGGCCGGCTGCGCCATCGATCATTCGTGTCGCCGTGGCATATGCGGCCAATGCAATGGCTTGGTGCTTGACGGGACTTTTTCGGTCGGTATACACGGAGACACGCAAACCGTGTCGAAGGACGGCAACCCTGCCAGCGTCCTGATGTGTCAAACGTTCCCGCGCTCCGACCTAACTATCGACTGCCGAGAGAAGCAGGAAGGGACGCTCACCCGTCCGGCTCAGATTGACAACATCTCCTTTCCAACACCTGAAGTAGCCGTAGTTGATTTGAAGCTGATGGACGAAGAGCCGTTCGACTTCAAGGCTGGACAGTTTGTCGCGATCCGTTGGACTGGCGATCGATCCAAGTACTTTTCGCTTGCAAGTCGGGACTGTGAGAAGGGTCGAATACAGTTGCATATTCGTCGTCAAAAGTTCGGCGAATTCACCACCTGGCTGTTCGAGAATGCACAACGAGGAGACATTCTTGGTCTGGACGGCCCGTTCGGCACGTTCACATGGTCAACTCCGAACCAACGACCTGTCATTTTGCTGGCAACGGGAACGGGATTCTCCCCTATCAAGTCGCTCGTCGAAACCCATCAGCTTTGGAACAGGACTGCACCCGTCTATTTGTATTGGGGTGGTTTCACTGAGCAAGACATCTATCAAACAGAACTCGCACAACAGTGGTCAGCAGCGGGAACTGATTTCCATTTTGTTCCTGTATTGGCGGCGCCGACAGCAAAAGACTGGTCAGGGCGTATGGGCTACCTACAAGAGTGCGTGGCGGAGGATCACCAGAGCCTTGTCGAATTCGACGTCTATGCTTGCGGATCGCCAGCAATGATCGAAGCCGCGCGCAAAAAACTGGTGGAGGAGCGAGGTCTCATCCCAGACCGCTTCTTTACAGACTCGTTCAATTCGACTCGACCACTGGCTAGCAACTCCTCTCCACTGACAGACGTGTCCGTGAGCTTCGAAGGGCAGATGCAAGGTCGCATCCACGCTGAGACCGGCCAGACCCTCCTCCAGGTTCTGCTTCGAGCGGGGTTAAACCTGGACCATTACTGTGGAGGCGGGGCAGTTTGTGGGACATGCAAGGTAAGGGTTGAACCTCCGCTTCTGGATGGCATGAACGAGGACGAGGCCGATCTGCTGGAGTGTCTGGAGTCTTCGTCCGAAGGGCATCGGCTTGCTTGCCAAATGGCACTATGCCAACAAGTTGGCTCCCACACAATTCACCTTCCCGGCTCGCCGGGTCGCGTATCCGGTTTGGAAGACTGA
- a CDS encoding DUF5372 family protein yields MTHPFHPARGNHFVLVSRKQNWGEDRVMYYDAHKRLCSVLASWTDVPEPDLFAQASGGHSWFRTDDLLRLRALVDDLLGARDVK; encoded by the coding sequence ATTACCCACCCATTCCACCCAGCACGTGGAAATCACTTTGTCCTGGTGAGTCGTAAGCAGAACTGGGGTGAAGATCGCGTGATGTATTACGACGCACACAAGCGTCTGTGCTCGGTGCTGGCATCCTGGACCGATGTCCCGGAGCCAGATCTGTTCGCGCAGGCCTCCGGTGGACATTCCTGGTTTAGGACTGACGACCTGCTTCGATTACGTGCGCTCGTCGACGATTTGTTGGGAGCGCGTGATGTCAAATAA
- a CDS encoding AMP-binding protein, producing the protein MSASIYENGLDRCEANHLPLTPLGFLDRVAQVHPNHLAIVHGQFKQTWAQTRERCYRFASSLAARGITRGDTVSIIAPNTPALLEAHFGVPLAGAVLNAINYRLDPEGVAFILRHSECKLLLVDREFASLAAEALTRLDSPPTVIDIEDYMAPSGPSVGETDYESLIDQGDPSYEGNKPNNEWEPIALNYTSGTTGDPKGVVASHRGTYLMSLLQMTNWAMPRKPVYLWTLPMFHANGWCFTWAITAAAGTHVCLRKVNAENVFAEIENYPIDHLCAAPIVLAGIASGAAGKKLSRPVRVLTAGSPPPVAVLKSVAEIGFDVDHVFGITEVSGTPVSCVWQDDWDTLPVPEQARKRARQGVRAVVFEDLIVADPATLLPVPRDGRTAGEIMMRGNTVMMGYLKNPKATQHAFEGGWFRTGDVAVVHEDGYVQITDRSKDVIISGGENISSVEVEDVLHTHPSVFLAAVVAQPDEKWGEVPCAFVELRPDARQSTAEEIVAFCRERLAHYKCPRRVVFSDLPKTATGKVQKFRLRELARSQDAIRHLGVDC; encoded by the coding sequence GTGAGTGCTTCAATCTATGAAAACGGGCTCGATCGTTGCGAGGCTAACCACCTCCCTCTCACCCCGTTGGGATTTCTTGATCGCGTTGCGCAAGTACATCCCAACCATCTGGCAATTGTCCATGGGCAATTCAAGCAAACTTGGGCCCAGACACGTGAGCGATGCTACCGTTTTGCGTCGTCCCTCGCTGCGAGGGGTATCACGCGAGGTGACACAGTATCCATCATTGCGCCGAACACGCCTGCGCTGCTCGAGGCACATTTTGGTGTCCCACTTGCGGGAGCTGTACTCAACGCAATTAACTACCGACTCGACCCGGAAGGCGTTGCGTTCATCTTGCGCCATAGCGAGTGCAAGTTACTCCTTGTAGATCGAGAGTTTGCCAGTCTTGCTGCCGAAGCTCTCACGCGACTCGACAGTCCTCCGACGGTCATTGATATCGAGGATTACATGGCGCCCTCCGGTCCGTCCGTCGGTGAGACAGACTATGAAAGCCTCATTGATCAAGGCGATCCTAGCTACGAAGGGAACAAGCCGAACAACGAGTGGGAGCCGATTGCCTTGAACTACACATCGGGCACAACAGGCGATCCCAAAGGGGTGGTGGCCAGTCATCGCGGCACATACCTCATGAGTCTGCTACAAATGACAAACTGGGCGATGCCCCGCAAACCGGTCTACCTTTGGACCCTTCCGATGTTTCATGCGAACGGTTGGTGTTTCACATGGGCCATCACCGCGGCCGCAGGTACCCATGTATGCCTTCGCAAGGTGAACGCTGAGAACGTGTTCGCCGAAATCGAGAACTACCCGATTGACCATCTCTGCGCCGCACCGATCGTGTTAGCGGGGATCGCCAGTGGCGCTGCGGGTAAAAAGCTATCTCGTCCGGTTCGGGTCTTGACGGCTGGATCGCCACCGCCTGTAGCCGTACTCAAGTCGGTCGCGGAAATAGGATTCGACGTGGATCATGTGTTTGGCATCACGGAGGTGAGCGGCACTCCGGTGAGCTGCGTTTGGCAAGACGACTGGGACACGTTGCCGGTACCTGAACAAGCCAGAAAGCGTGCAAGACAAGGCGTGCGAGCTGTCGTATTTGAAGACTTGATTGTGGCGGATCCCGCGACGCTCCTGCCCGTGCCACGAGATGGCAGGACTGCGGGTGAAATCATGATGCGCGGTAACACAGTCATGATGGGGTATCTTAAGAATCCGAAGGCGACCCAGCACGCTTTCGAGGGGGGATGGTTCCGAACCGGAGACGTGGCTGTTGTCCATGAGGATGGGTATGTACAGATCACCGACAGGTCAAAAGACGTGATAATTTCGGGTGGTGAGAACATTTCCTCCGTGGAGGTGGAAGATGTGCTCCATACCCACCCTTCCGTATTCCTTGCGGCTGTCGTTGCGCAGCCCGACGAAAAGTGGGGAGAAGTGCCGTGCGCTTTTGTCGAATTGCGCCCCGACGCCCGGCAATCTACTGCGGAAGAAATAGTGGCATTTTGCCGAGAGCGACTAGCCCACTACAAGTGCCCTCGGCGGGTAGTGTTTTCTGACCTACCCAAGACGGCCACAGGCAAGGTACAGAAGTTTCGTCTACGCGAACTGGCCCGTAGTCAAGATGCAATTCGACACTTGGGAGTTGATTGTTGA
- a CDS encoding helix-turn-helix domain-containing protein: MTKPPSKRDRLRELGALNPHPDRIRAPWFRSGDFFDPDDLVQVKYEMLRHVRVDGASKAEAAALFGMSRPTFYQAESAFASEGLPGLLPKQRGPKGAHKLNSVVMAFIEERLQQDGSLRARALAQEIETWLELSIHPRSIERALARKKKP, encoded by the coding sequence ATGACCAAGCCACCGTCAAAGCGCGATCGACTACGCGAACTTGGTGCTCTCAATCCTCATCCCGACCGAATACGGGCGCCATGGTTTCGATCGGGCGATTTCTTCGACCCCGACGACCTTGTTCAGGTCAAGTACGAGATGTTGCGTCATGTTCGGGTCGATGGCGCTTCCAAGGCCGAGGCGGCCGCCCTGTTCGGAATGTCCAGGCCGACCTTCTATCAAGCGGAGAGCGCCTTCGCGAGCGAGGGGCTGCCAGGGTTGCTTCCGAAACAGCGTGGGCCCAAAGGCGCGCACAAACTCAACTCGGTGGTCATGGCGTTCATCGAGGAGCGTCTACAGCAAGACGGCAGCCTTCGCGCTCGCGCGCTTGCGCAGGAGATCGAAACCTGGCTGGAGCTTTCGATCCACCCACGCAGTATCGAACGTGCGTTAGCACGCAAAAAAAAACCGTAG
- a CDS encoding AraC family transcriptional regulator, with protein sequence MTLTHDKGTTSINLVHEAIFAATQRNLDVRAALQHAGISEELLSASRARVSTLAFARLWAALADLMGDEFFGLDSHPMRRGSYALMCHAVLHTENLEHALRRMLKFLRAVLDDLHGELRCEGDQALIILHDRGVTRRLFAYGTWYILVHGFACWLARRRIPLHEMRFRATAPNDDSDYRTRFCEDITFSATETLIRFDRRFLNLKVVETESTLRAFLQEAPANILVKYRNESSTTALIRRRLRKQTPDEWPELDTLAQLMNMSSATLQRRLLAEDMSYRRLKDELRRDIAIDLFSNSSLTVAEVAARTGFQETSAFHRAFKKWTGASPGIYRHSKERPASKTSRSVNS encoded by the coding sequence ATGACTTTGACTCACGACAAAGGTACAACCTCAATTAACCTGGTTCACGAGGCAATATTCGCAGCTACGCAGCGCAATCTGGATGTCCGCGCTGCATTGCAACATGCCGGTATCTCTGAAGAACTGCTTAGCGCCAGTAGGGCCCGAGTCTCTACCTTAGCCTTCGCGCGCCTGTGGGCCGCGTTGGCCGACCTGATGGGAGATGAGTTCTTCGGCCTTGATAGCCATCCGATGCGCCGCGGTAGCTATGCCCTTATGTGCCATGCGGTTCTGCATACTGAAAATCTCGAGCACGCCCTTCGTCGTATGCTGAAGTTTCTACGCGCAGTCCTGGACGATCTCCATGGAGAGCTACGCTGCGAGGGCGATCAGGCCTTGATAATCCTGCACGACCGAGGGGTGACCCGCCGCCTGTTCGCCTACGGGACATGGTACATCCTCGTGCACGGCTTTGCCTGCTGGCTCGCTCGCAGACGAATCCCATTGCATGAAATGAGATTTCGCGCAACTGCTCCAAACGATGACAGCGACTATCGCACCCGATTCTGCGAAGATATTACTTTCTCTGCAACAGAAACGTTAATTCGATTTGACCGCCGTTTCCTAAATCTGAAAGTGGTGGAGACAGAAAGCACATTGCGAGCATTTTTGCAGGAAGCCCCAGCAAACATACTGGTGAAGTACCGCAACGAATCCAGCACAACTGCATTAATAAGACGTCGCTTGCGAAAGCAGACCCCAGATGAGTGGCCCGAACTCGACACACTTGCGCAGTTGATGAACATGTCGAGCGCGACGCTGCAGCGCCGCCTTCTTGCAGAGGACATGAGCTATCGACGCCTAAAAGATGAGTTGCGACGCGACATCGCCATCGACTTGTTTTCAAACAGTTCTCTCACTGTCGCTGAAGTTGCGGCACGCACTGGATTTCAGGAAACGAGTGCATTTCATCGCGCCTTCAAAAAATGGACCGGAGCAAGTCCGGGGATTTATCGCCACAGCAAGGAGCGCCCCGCAAGCAAAACGAGCCGGTCGGTCAATTCGTAA
- the istB gene encoding IS21-like element helper ATPase IstB, which translates to MHPSPELNTILKQLRLSGILDSLEQRNRQAIDGQLAYTEFLAMLLHDEVARREQKKLGVRLARAGFSLGKTLENFDFDRVPKLNRAHIHDLAAGRYIDEKVCVLMVGQTGVGKSHLAQALGHSAARQGRDVLFITQTELLKKLHAARATELYERKLQQFVRVPVLIVDDFALKPLRAPHDEDFHDLIAARYERAATILTSNLDFSEWGDAFPDNRILGAATLDRLRHGAYRVVIEGESFRKPKPMPENGENAVAKSGKKTHS; encoded by the coding sequence ATGCATCCCAGTCCAGAACTGAACACGATCCTCAAGCAGTTGCGCCTCTCGGGCATCCTTGACTCGCTCGAGCAACGCAACCGTCAGGCCATCGACGGGCAACTTGCCTACACGGAGTTCCTCGCCATGCTTCTGCACGACGAGGTCGCACGGCGAGAGCAGAAGAAGCTCGGCGTGCGGCTTGCCCGCGCTGGCTTCTCCCTGGGCAAGACGCTCGAGAACTTTGACTTCGACCGCGTTCCCAAGCTCAACCGCGCTCACATCCATGATCTCGCCGCCGGCCGCTATATCGACGAGAAGGTCTGCGTGCTGATGGTCGGCCAAACCGGCGTCGGCAAATCGCATCTCGCGCAGGCCTTGGGCCACAGCGCCGCACGCCAGGGCCGCGATGTCCTGTTCATCACGCAAACCGAATTGCTCAAGAAGCTGCATGCAGCACGGGCGACTGAGCTTTATGAACGCAAGTTGCAGCAGTTCGTGCGCGTTCCGGTGCTGATCGTCGATGACTTCGCACTCAAACCCCTGCGTGCGCCCCATGACGAAGACTTCCACGACCTGATTGCCGCGAGGTATGAGCGCGCGGCGACGATTCTGACGTCGAATCTCGACTTCAGCGAATGGGGCGACGCGTTCCCCGACAACCGCATCCTCGGTGCTGCCACGCTCGATCGGCTAAGGCACGGCGCCTACCGCGTCGTCATTGAGGGTGAGAGCTTCCGCAAGCCGAAACCGATGCCCGAAAACGGCGAAAACGCGGTTGCAAAATCAGGCAAAAAAACGCATTCTTGA
- a CDS encoding M24 family metallopeptidase, with protein sequence MDQNQVDRECVGRAFSPEGMIEARNRTWEGIEAIAEAMQPGMTEPEATHAARKVLKSLGLLQGWHAICIRFGCNTMLEYGAPSTPSVTLATQDIITIDIGPLWKGWEADAGATFVVGDDPEMLRAKHDVKLLWDRVRDAWATRTLTGTDLYDFAAQEADKLGWIFDPIMAGHRVGDFPHRYNGSLRQMDASPSPYIWILEILIRHKSRQFGAYFEDLLT encoded by the coding sequence ATGGACCAGAATCAAGTTGATCGAGAATGCGTTGGCCGGGCTTTTAGTCCAGAAGGCATGATCGAAGCTCGCAACAGAACGTGGGAAGGAATTGAGGCGATAGCAGAAGCCATGCAACCGGGCATGACGGAGCCTGAAGCCACACATGCGGCAAGGAAGGTACTGAAGAGTTTGGGCCTGCTCCAGGGGTGGCACGCGATCTGTATTCGCTTCGGCTGCAACACGATGCTTGAGTACGGCGCGCCGTCGACCCCAAGCGTGACTCTGGCTACCCAAGACATCATTACTATCGATATCGGTCCGCTCTGGAAGGGATGGGAAGCCGATGCGGGTGCTACCTTTGTCGTCGGTGACGACCCTGAAATGCTACGTGCAAAACATGACGTGAAGCTGTTGTGGGATCGCGTTCGGGATGCCTGGGCGACTCGGACTCTAACCGGAACAGATCTCTACGATTTCGCTGCTCAAGAGGCGGACAAGCTCGGATGGATCTTTGATCCCATCATGGCGGGCCATCGCGTTGGCGACTTCCCTCACCGATACAACGGCTCGTTGCGTCAGATGGACGCGTCGCCTAGTCCATACATCTGGATCCTCGAAATCCTCATCAGGCACAAAAGTAGGCAATTCGGTGCCTACTTCGAAGACCTGCTTACATAA
- a CDS encoding NADPH:quinone oxidoreductase family protein, whose protein sequence is MRSFLGTAFELDSFSIVDRPVPEPGPGQLRIRIAAAALGFVDGLMIQGRYQIKPPLPYVPGGEIAGVVDAVGRDVTSHAVGQSVVTWQLGGGLAEHVVVDAVEVDTVPDELSLPMAAAMLVDFQTAHYALFDQGRLTAADTLLVLGAGGAVASAAIQLAVHTGARVIAAAASEQKRDAAYELGAMQTIDYSLPNWREALKKVAPEGVDVVLDPVGASMLEPAFRSLAKGGRYLVVGFAGGTIPSLPVNLALLKNATLHGVDIRYFLASRPKLARRVRNALFAMAARGDLQPPATIAFALENARCAVEALYERDRRGKVLVLPRALAHEMQI, encoded by the coding sequence ATGCGGAGCTTCTTAGGCACAGCATTCGAGCTTGACTCGTTCTCAATCGTCGACCGACCGGTTCCGGAGCCCGGTCCAGGTCAATTAAGAATTCGCATTGCGGCAGCCGCTCTCGGGTTCGTCGACGGGCTGATGATACAGGGTCGTTACCAAATCAAACCACCCTTACCTTATGTTCCCGGCGGGGAGATTGCCGGCGTGGTTGACGCCGTGGGTCGTGACGTAACGTCGCATGCAGTTGGCCAGAGTGTGGTTACCTGGCAACTTGGCGGCGGCTTGGCGGAACACGTTGTAGTAGACGCCGTCGAGGTTGACACCGTCCCAGACGAACTTTCGTTGCCCATGGCAGCGGCTATGTTAGTCGATTTTCAGACGGCACACTATGCACTATTTGACCAGGGACGACTAACCGCAGCCGATACCCTTTTGGTGCTCGGTGCCGGAGGCGCGGTCGCTTCAGCAGCCATCCAGCTTGCAGTGCACACGGGTGCGCGCGTAATTGCTGCAGCCGCCAGCGAGCAGAAGCGCGATGCTGCGTATGAGTTGGGAGCAATGCAGACGATTGACTATAGTCTGCCAAATTGGCGTGAGGCCCTCAAGAAGGTCGCGCCAGAAGGCGTTGACGTCGTATTAGATCCTGTAGGGGCCAGCATGTTGGAGCCTGCGTTTCGATCACTGGCAAAAGGGGGGCGATATCTGGTCGTCGGCTTCGCAGGCGGAACCATTCCATCACTTCCCGTAAACCTTGCGCTACTCAAAAACGCGACTTTGCACGGCGTCGACATTCGCTATTTCCTTGCCAGTCGCCCAAAGCTTGCACGGCGTGTGCGGAACGCGCTTTTCGCAATGGCTGCCCGGGGCGATCTCCAGCCTCCTGCGACGATCGCGTTTGCCCTCGAGAACGCGAGGTGTGCCGTAGAAGCCTTATACGAGCGCGATAGACGCGGAAAGGTTCTCGTGCTGCCGCGCGCTCTGGCCCACGAGATGCAAATTTGA
- a CDS encoding IS5 family transposase has product MKQQTLAMAADEGAGFDTHRKRTRRDEFLDTMNAITPWAELCAVVEPHYPKRGNGRPPIDLERMLRIHFIQHWFNLADFACEEALYDSASLRRFAGIDLGCEAVPDATTLLKFRRLLETHKLGEKLFAEVGRVLQESGMKLKSGTIVDATIIGAPSSTKNEQKSRDPEMHQTRKGKQWYFGAKLHIGVDSQSGLAHSAVLTPANVHDKHPLPQLLHRQERRVYGDSAYASQKALIHSKAPKARDFTNQRTRRAGEVDEVQRGKNRHKSRIRARVEHVFAVVKRLWGFTKVRYRGLAKNANRAFIALALANVYLSRTRLMAQVRP; this is encoded by the coding sequence ATGAAGCAGCAGACGCTGGCGATGGCCGCTGATGAAGGTGCGGGTTTCGACACGCACCGCAAACGGACGCGGCGCGATGAGTTTCTCGATACGATGAATGCAATTACGCCGTGGGCTGAGCTGTGCGCGGTGGTCGAGCCGCATTACCCGAAGCGCGGCAATGGCCGCCCGCCGATTGATCTGGAGCGCATGCTGCGCATCCATTTCATCCAGCACTGGTTCAACCTGGCCGATTTCGCGTGTGAAGAGGCACTCTATGATAGTGCTAGCCTGCGTCGCTTTGCCGGAATCGATCTGGGCTGCGAGGCGGTGCCAGACGCCACCACGCTGCTCAAATTTCGCCGTCTCCTCGAAACCCACAAACTTGGCGAGAAGCTGTTTGCCGAAGTCGGCCGGGTCCTGCAGGAGAGCGGCATGAAACTCAAGAGCGGCACGATCGTGGATGCCACGATCATCGGTGCGCCAAGTTCGACGAAGAATGAGCAGAAGTCGCGCGACCCCGAGATGCATCAGACGCGCAAAGGCAAGCAATGGTACTTTGGCGCGAAGCTGCATATTGGCGTGGACAGCCAGAGTGGCCTGGCGCACAGCGCAGTGCTCACGCCGGCCAACGTGCATGACAAGCATCCGCTGCCGCAATTGCTGCACCGCCAGGAGCGCCGGGTCTATGGTGACAGCGCATACGCCAGCCAGAAGGCGCTGATCCACAGCAAAGCGCCGAAGGCGCGCGACTTTACGAATCAGCGCACCCGCCGCGCGGGTGAAGTCGATGAGGTGCAACGCGGCAAGAACCGCCACAAGTCGAGGATCCGCGCACGCGTGGAGCATGTCTTCGCGGTGGTCAAACGACTGTGGGGCTTCACGAAGGTGCGCTACCGCGGGTTGGCGAAGAATGCGAACCGGGCCTTCATAGCTTTGGCACTCGCCAACGTGTACCTGTCGCGCACGCGATTGATGGCACAGGTGCGCCCGTAA
- a CDS encoding MFS transporter, protein MREIKRTIQNTSGVSRYLVNDSVDIETIFHNKFLYFLLISRLYFNYRIKMVTIYQEANSQAIRADEFDLSKSSSTRITITCFVAWVLSVYDFTLFGTLLPEISKSFNWSVSRSTEVATWVTVGTFIVSVGLGPFLDRYGRRTMLIVTVLGAAFSSGATGLAMGAVSVVLIRAFSGFGYSEEVVNSMYINEVYRNSSRRGLVYGFVQGGWPVGALIAAGLTAILLPIVGWRWCFVIAMVPSVCVAVSARKLPESPVFLALRASEQNAASRPKASLRDLFTPGIRLHSVCTLLVWFCNWMTVQVLLVLGTTVLTVGKGVSFENSLIVLVSGNAIGYLGFIVHGWLGDRIGRRLTVIVGWSCAFVVTACMLLGPKHATFVYAMYALSLFFVSGPVAALMFYFGESYPPQIRGMGMNFAHIMGPVGAIAGAGLLSVLLSSGMPMIHAAFITGSLPMLCAVLLMFGTRKIDQSIGS, encoded by the coding sequence ATGAGAGAAATCAAACGCACCATACAGAATACTTCGGGCGTTTCGCGGTACCTCGTTAACGATAGTGTAGATATTGAAACTATATTTCATAATAAGTTTTTATATTTCTTATTGATTTCGCGACTCTATTTTAATTATAGGATAAAAATGGTGACGATTTATCAGGAAGCAAATAGCCAAGCGATTCGCGCCGACGAGTTTGATTTGTCGAAATCGAGCTCAACGCGAATTACCATCACATGTTTCGTGGCGTGGGTCTTGTCTGTATACGATTTTACGTTGTTTGGCACGCTGTTGCCTGAGATCTCGAAGAGCTTTAACTGGTCCGTCAGTCGCTCCACAGAGGTCGCGACATGGGTTACGGTCGGTACCTTCATCGTTTCAGTCGGGCTCGGCCCGTTCTTGGATCGCTATGGCCGCCGCACCATGCTCATCGTTACCGTTCTCGGTGCAGCTTTTAGCTCGGGAGCAACCGGGCTTGCCATGGGGGCCGTTAGTGTCGTCTTGATCCGCGCGTTTTCGGGTTTTGGCTATTCCGAAGAGGTTGTGAATTCGATGTACATCAATGAAGTTTATCGAAATTCGAGTAGACGCGGATTGGTTTACGGGTTCGTCCAAGGCGGCTGGCCGGTTGGTGCATTGATTGCGGCTGGCCTAACTGCGATTTTGCTTCCGATCGTGGGCTGGCGATGGTGCTTTGTGATCGCCATGGTGCCGTCTGTATGCGTCGCAGTTTCGGCGCGCAAGCTGCCCGAATCTCCTGTCTTCTTGGCGTTGAGGGCTAGTGAGCAGAACGCTGCAAGCCGACCAAAGGCAAGTCTCCGTGACCTATTCACACCCGGCATCAGATTGCATAGCGTGTGTACCCTGTTGGTTTGGTTCTGTAATTGGATGACGGTGCAAGTTCTTCTTGTGCTTGGTACCACGGTACTAACCGTTGGTAAAGGTGTGTCGTTTGAGAATTCCCTGATTGTTCTGGTCAGCGGAAACGCTATTGGCTATCTTGGCTTTATCGTCCACGGTTGGCTCGGAGACAGAATCGGGCGGCGCCTTACAGTCATTGTGGGGTGGAGTTGTGCTTTCGTTGTAACTGCCTGCATGCTTCTCGGCCCTAAACATGCCACCTTTGTTTATGCGATGTACGCGCTGAGTTTGTTCTTCGTTAGCGGTCCAGTCGCAGCGCTTATGTTCTATTTTGGTGAGTCGTATCCGCCTCAGATTCGCGGTATGGGAATGAATTTCGCGCACATTATGGGTCCAGTGGGCGCGATCGCAGGTGCGGGATTGTTGAGCGTTCTCCTTAGCTCCGGAATGCCTATGATTCACGCTGCGTTTATCACAGGGTCGTTGCCGATGCTGTGTGCTGTTTTGCTTATGTTCGGAACCCGGAAAATTGATCAATCGATAGGATCATAA
- a CDS encoding nitroreductase, whose product MNRLSPPPFASLQDVRRAINWAISTRRSVRAFLSKPVSHEEIESILDVARFSASGVNMQPWHVHVVTGEVKTRLSAAIKEVDNDPVRSLGLEDPYDYYPREWVTPYLDRRRKVGWSLYGLLGIEKGDKERMHFQHGRNYSFFDAPVGLFFTIDRVMGVGSLLDTGMFLQNVMIAARGHGLHTCPQAAFLKFHRVISSVLQIPENQMLVCGMSLGYADENSLENTLITEREPVRAFTTFHRDNKETTK is encoded by the coding sequence ATGAACCGTCTCTCCCCCCCTCCGTTTGCGTCCCTCCAGGACGTGCGCCGAGCCATCAACTGGGCGATTAGCACGCGCCGTAGCGTGCGAGCGTTTCTGAGCAAACCTGTTTCCCACGAGGAGATCGAGTCAATCCTTGATGTCGCACGTTTCAGTGCATCCGGCGTCAACATGCAGCCTTGGCACGTGCATGTTGTGACGGGAGAGGTGAAGACACGCCTGTCTGCTGCCATTAAGGAAGTCGACAACGATCCCGTTCGAAGTTTAGGCCTTGAGGACCCGTACGACTATTACCCACGTGAATGGGTCACACCCTATCTGGATCGTCGACGCAAGGTTGGTTGGAGCCTTTATGGCTTGCTCGGCATAGAGAAGGGTGATAAGGAGCGTATGCATTTTCAGCACGGGCGAAACTACAGCTTCTTTGATGCGCCCGTCGGCTTGTTCTTCACCATTGACCGTGTCATGGGAGTAGGAAGTCTGCTAGACACGGGAATGTTCCTGCAAAACGTGATGATCGCTGCTCGTGGACATGGGCTGCATACCTGCCCTCAGGCGGCCTTTCTGAAGTTCCATAGGGTCATTTCGAGTGTTTTGCAAATCCCCGAAAACCAGATGCTGGTGTGTGGAATGAGCCTGGGATATGCCGATGAAAACAGCCTTGAAAATACACTGATTACCGAACGAGAACCGGTGCGTGCGTTCACTACTTTTCATCGGGACAATAAGGAGACGACCAAGTGA